The proteins below come from a single Gemmatimonadota bacterium genomic window:
- a CDS encoding tRNA guanosine(34) transglycosylase Tgt: MSTAPFAFRLDATEGAARAAEFTTPHGTVETPAFMPVGTHAAIRGLATSEVGAMGARMLLSNAYHLYLRPGDAVVRALGGLHAFARWDGPMLTDSGGFQVFSLARYREVNEEGVTFKNKFDGSLHAYTPERVIQIERNLGADVIMQLDELIDGGSALEPARGAMERSLRWLERCRVEFDRISREGRAPLDTVPTPPGTPLLPATNDDERRAPQQSLFPIVQGGVHAELRRASMRGILNCGDWEGFAVGGLSTGEPKPEMYATLDICGAELPRERPRYLMGVGFPDDLVEAVGRGMDLFDCVAPTRMGRHGTAFTPRGTVQLLKGTNRLDRAPLVDGCPCPACTQYDRAYLRHLFAADEPLGPRLIALHNLAMLIGLMREARAAICAGDFARWSAEWLLAYRAGGPADSAE, from the coding sequence ATGAGCACGGCGCCATTCGCCTTCCGGCTCGACGCCACCGAAGGTGCCGCACGCGCCGCTGAGTTCACGACGCCGCATGGCACCGTGGAAACACCCGCGTTCATGCCCGTGGGAACGCACGCGGCCATTCGCGGGCTCGCCACCTCCGAGGTGGGCGCGATGGGTGCGCGCATGCTCCTATCGAACGCGTATCATCTGTACCTGCGTCCGGGCGACGCCGTGGTCCGCGCGCTCGGTGGGTTGCACGCCTTTGCCCGGTGGGACGGGCCGATGCTCACCGACTCCGGCGGCTTCCAGGTGTTTTCGCTCGCGCGGTACCGCGAAGTGAACGAGGAAGGCGTCACCTTCAAGAATAAATTTGACGGCTCACTCCACGCCTATACCCCCGAGCGCGTCATTCAAATCGAGCGCAACCTTGGCGCCGATGTCATTATGCAGCTCGACGAGCTGATAGATGGTGGAAGCGCTCTCGAACCGGCGCGCGGCGCGATGGAGCGAAGCCTCCGATGGCTCGAACGGTGCCGCGTTGAGTTTGATCGAATCTCGCGCGAGGGGCGCGCGCCGTTGGATACCGTCCCAACACCGCCCGGCACTCCGCTGCTCCCCGCGACCAACGACGACGAACGGCGCGCGCCACAGCAATCGCTCTTTCCGATTGTGCAGGGCGGTGTGCACGCCGAGCTCCGTCGCGCGTCGATGCGCGGCATTTTGAATTGCGGCGACTGGGAAGGCTTTGCCGTGGGCGGCCTCTCCACGGGCGAGCCCAAGCCCGAGATGTATGCCACGCTCGATATCTGCGGCGCAGAGTTGCCGCGCGAACGACCGCGCTATCTGATGGGCGTGGGCTTTCCCGACGACCTTGTCGAAGCCGTCGGTCGCGGTATGGACCTGTTTGACTGCGTGGCGCCCACTCGCATGGGACGCCATGGCACGGCGTTCACCCCGCGCGGAACGGTGCAGCTGCTCAAGGGCACGAATCGCCTCGACCGTGCGCCACTCGTGGACGGCTGTCCCTGTCCCGCGTGCACGCAATACGACCGTGCGTATCTCCGACACCTCTTTGCCGCCGACGAACCGCTCGGTCCACGCCTCATTGCGCTGCATAATCTCGCCATGCTCATAGGGTTAATGCGCGAGGCCCGCGCGGCTATCTGTGCCGGAGATTTTGCGCGATGGAGCGCAGAGTGGTTACTCGCGTATCGCGCCGGCGGACCAGCGGATTCCGCTGAGTAG
- a CDS encoding DHCW motif cupin fold protein — protein sequence MELSQIPFGTTNWAEVSPTEHPGETGVALWRTQQFGTVRVRMVEYSANYRADHWCSKGHILLCLSGELVTELADGRSCTLTPGMSYQVADGAMAHRSVTAAGATLFIVD from the coding sequence ATGGAACTCTCCCAAATTCCGTTCGGCACCACCAACTGGGCTGAGGTTTCGCCAACCGAGCATCCCGGCGAAACCGGCGTTGCACTGTGGCGCACGCAGCAGTTCGGCACGGTCCGCGTGCGCATGGTTGAGTACTCCGCCAACTACCGTGCCGATCATTGGTGCTCCAAAGGCCACATCTTGCTCTGCCTCTCGGGGGAGCTTGTGACGGAGTTGGCTGACGGCCGTAGCTGCACACTCACGCCCGGCATGAGTTATCAGGTGGCGGACGGTGCCATGGCGCATCGGTCGGTAACGGCGGCGGGCGCCACGTTGTTTATTGTGGACTAA
- a CDS encoding methyltransferase domain-containing protein, whose amino-acid sequence MTRSIRFDDGAAYQRYMGLWSEPAGDAFLAWLAPPYRVRWLDVGCGNGAFTERILARTAPSSVHGIDPSAAQLEFARTRAVLGNVHFRQGDAMALPYTDDQFDAAVMPLVIFFVPDPAKGVSEMVRVVAPGGVVSAYAWDMDNGGFPYAALQEELRALGATLPVPPSPEAARVDVLRELWTAAGLEDVATHEITVQRTFADFDDYWATIHLGPSVGPTLAEMGAEDSARLNARLRERLPAGADGRIQYSARANAVRGRVPTPHAG is encoded by the coding sequence ATGACCCGATCCATTCGATTTGACGATGGCGCCGCCTACCAGCGGTATATGGGCCTATGGAGTGAGCCAGCGGGCGACGCCTTTCTCGCCTGGCTGGCGCCGCCGTATCGCGTGCGATGGCTCGACGTGGGATGCGGCAATGGCGCGTTCACCGAACGAATTCTCGCGCGCACGGCTCCCAGTTCGGTGCACGGCATTGACCCGTCGGCCGCACAGCTCGAGTTTGCGCGCACGCGAGCCGTGCTCGGGAACGTGCACTTTCGCCAAGGCGATGCGATGGCGCTGCCGTACACCGATGACCAATTCGACGCGGCAGTGATGCCATTGGTGATCTTCTTTGTGCCGGACCCCGCCAAGGGCGTGTCCGAAATGGTGCGGGTCGTCGCGCCGGGCGGTGTGGTCTCCGCGTATGCGTGGGATATGGATAACGGCGGCTTTCCTTATGCCGCGCTACAAGAAGAACTGCGTGCACTCGGCGCCACGCTTCCGGTTCCACCCAGTCCTGAGGCGGCGCGCGTTGATGTGCTGCGCGAGTTGTGGACCGCTGCAGGGTTGGAGGATGTCGCAACGCACGAGATCACCGTGCAACGAACCTTCGCGGACTTCGACGACTATTGGGCGACCATTCATTTGGGCCCGAGCGTCGGGCCAACGCTGGCGGAGATGGGTGCCGAGGATAGTGCGCGGCTCAACGCGCGGCTGCGCGAACGTTTGCCAGCGGGTGCCGATGGCCGGATTCAGTACAGTGCACGTGCCAATGCCGTCCGAGGACGCGTGCCAACGCCGCACGCGGGCTAA
- the katG gene encoding catalase/peroxidase HPI has protein sequence MDGHTGNTAGKCPVMHGAGTATAAASTSNKDWWPNQLNLSILHQNSALSDPMGTGFDYAAEFKTLDLEALKKDLYALMTTSQDWWPADYGHYGPLFIRMAWHSAGTYRTADGRGGASSGTQRFAPLNSWPDNGNLDKARRLLWPIKQKYGKKLSWADLMIFAGNCAIESMGLKPFGFAGGRADVFEPETDIYWGSEAEWLGDKRYSGDRELENPLAAVQMGLIYVNPEGPNGRPDPLASAKDIRETFARMAMNDEETVALVAGGHTFGKAHGAGDPKLVGPEPEGATIEEQGLGWKNSFGSGKGVHTTTSGIEGAWTPNPIKWDNGYFDTLLGYEWELTKSPAGAQQWTPKDAAAKTTVPDAHDKTARHAPMMTTADMALREDPAYLAISKRFHKHPEQLADAFARAWFKLTHRDMGPRSRYLGAFVPAEELLWQDPIPAVNHPLVDAADVTALKAKILSSGLSIAQLVSTAWASASTFRGSDKRGGANGARIRLAPQKDWEVNQPAKLAKAIKLFEAMQQEFNAAQKNGKKISLADLIVLGGCAAVEQAAKNGGQHVTVPFTPGRMDATQEQTDVASMGVLEPIADGFRNYQKAAYTVSAESLLIDKAQLLTLTAPEMTVLVGGLRALNANFGHAQHGVFTKRPEALTNDFFVQLLDIGTTWKPTAGTNGVFEGHDRETGDQKWTATRVDLIFGSNSQLRALAEVYAADDAQEKFVQAFVAAWTKVMNLDRFDLA, from the coding sequence ATGGACGGACATACTGGCAATACGGCGGGTAAATGCCCGGTCATGCACGGCGCCGGCACGGCGACGGCAGCCGCAAGCACCTCGAATAAAGACTGGTGGCCAAATCAGCTCAACCTCTCGATCCTCCACCAAAACTCTGCCCTCTCCGATCCTATGGGCACGGGGTTCGATTATGCGGCGGAGTTCAAGACGCTGGATCTCGAGGCCCTCAAAAAAGACCTCTACGCGCTGATGACCACCTCGCAGGACTGGTGGCCAGCCGACTACGGACACTACGGCCCGCTCTTCATTAGAATGGCGTGGCACAGTGCGGGCACTTACCGCACGGCAGACGGCCGCGGCGGCGCATCCAGCGGCACCCAGCGATTTGCCCCGCTCAACAGCTGGCCCGACAACGGCAATCTCGACAAAGCACGTCGGTTACTCTGGCCCATCAAACAGAAGTACGGCAAGAAGCTCTCGTGGGCCGACCTTATGATCTTTGCCGGCAACTGCGCCATTGAGTCGATGGGGCTCAAGCCCTTCGGCTTTGCCGGTGGCCGAGCCGATGTCTTTGAACCGGAAACCGATATCTACTGGGGCTCCGAAGCCGAGTGGCTTGGTGACAAGCGCTACTCGGGCGACCGCGAACTCGAGAATCCGCTCGCCGCTGTTCAGATGGGGCTCATCTATGTGAACCCGGAAGGACCCAACGGGCGTCCCGATCCGCTCGCATCAGCCAAAGACATTCGCGAGACGTTCGCGCGCATGGCCATGAACGATGAAGAAACCGTCGCGCTCGTGGCGGGCGGACACACGTTCGGAAAGGCGCACGGCGCGGGCGATCCAAAGCTTGTGGGCCCTGAGCCCGAAGGCGCTACAATCGAAGAGCAGGGACTTGGCTGGAAGAACAGCTTTGGTAGCGGGAAAGGCGTGCACACCACCACGAGCGGTATTGAAGGCGCGTGGACTCCGAACCCGATCAAGTGGGACAACGGCTACTTCGACACCTTGCTCGGCTACGAGTGGGAACTGACCAAGAGCCCCGCCGGTGCCCAGCAGTGGACGCCCAAGGATGCGGCGGCCAAAACCACGGTGCCGGACGCCCACGACAAAACGGCGCGCCATGCACCGATGATGACCACGGCCGACATGGCGCTGCGCGAAGATCCCGCCTATCTCGCCATCTCGAAGCGGTTCCACAAGCACCCCGAACAATTGGCCGACGCCTTTGCGCGTGCCTGGTTCAAGTTGACGCACCGTGATATGGGTCCGCGTTCGCGCTACCTCGGCGCCTTTGTGCCCGCGGAAGAGTTGCTCTGGCAGGATCCTATTCCGGCGGTCAATCACCCGTTGGTTGATGCAGCCGACGTCACGGCGCTCAAGGCGAAGATTCTCTCGTCTGGTTTGTCCATCGCACAACTTGTCTCCACGGCGTGGGCGTCGGCATCCACCTTCCGCGGCTCCGACAAACGTGGCGGCGCAAACGGCGCGCGCATTCGGTTGGCGCCTCAGAAAGATTGGGAAGTGAACCAGCCAGCGAAGCTCGCCAAGGCGATCAAGCTCTTCGAGGCGATGCAACAGGAGTTCAACGCCGCGCAGAAGAACGGCAAGAAGATTTCGCTCGCCGATCTTATTGTGCTCGGTGGATGCGCGGCCGTGGAACAGGCCGCGAAGAACGGCGGCCAGCACGTGACGGTGCCGTTCACTCCAGGCCGTATGGATGCAACGCAGGAGCAGACGGATGTTGCATCGATGGGCGTGCTCGAGCCGATCGCCGACGGATTCCGCAACTATCAGAAGGCCGCGTACACCGTGTCCGCCGAGTCGTTGCTGATTGACAAGGCACAACTCCTGACGCTGACCGCTCCGGAGATGACGGTACTCGTTGGCGGTCTGCGCGCGTTGAATGCGAACTTCGGCCACGCGCAGCACGGCGTGTTCACCAAACGTCCTGAGGCGCTCACCAACGATTTCTTTGTGCAGTTGCTCGACATTGGCACGACGTGGAAGCCGACCGCTGGCACCAACGGTGTTTTTGAAGGGCACGACCGCGAAACCGGCGACCAGAAGTGGACCGCAACGCGGGTCGATCTGATTTTTGGGTCGAACTCACAGCTCCGCGCGCTCGCCGAGGTGTATGCGGCTGATGATGCGCAGGAAAAGTTTGTGCAGGCCTTTGTGGCCGCGTGGACCAAGGTGATGAATCTGGACCGGTTTGACCTGGCCTGA